One window from the genome of Anopheles merus strain MAF chromosome 3R, AmerM5.1, whole genome shotgun sequence encodes:
- the LOC121597879 gene encoding tubulin-specific chaperone C: MEELIDGGALNGKEKITELLNRRHKERELHIQAAKLERQKDAEGTEALQYFELSFEEKVKQIRNTLDGVAASDQKAQVFADCQNEIYDLQRYLSSSTFFLNEYRIKVCQNTINELGKLLDTLRNELLPKKKFGFKSKKIVKMISDKDAKDREDGGQTAEKTGASAENHIKWTFSERAGELIELRPAAVNDQTITASKLKNCLVRIEGHPGSLQFAQLDNCVVVCGPTARSIFLDDCTGCKFVVACQQLRCHRSRDCDMYLNVTSRAIIEDCGGIRVAAYNYRYEHIEEDFRQSGLDLSCNNWHTLDDFNWLSTDKPSPNWSLLEGEQTIADWDSYLQRFQQQHNLASVNH; encoded by the coding sequence atggAGGAACTGATCGACGGTGGTGCGCTGAACGGCAAGGAAAAGATTACGGAACTGCTGAACCGACGGCACAAGGAGCGGGAACTGCACATACAGGCAGCGAAGCTGGAACGACAGAAGGATGCGGAAGGCACGGAAGCGTTGCAATACTTCGAGCTTTCGTTCGAGGAGAAGGTGAAGCAGATCCGCAACACGCTGGACGGGGTGGCGGCCAGCGACCAGAAGGCGCAGGTGTTTGCCGACTGCCAGAACGAGATCTACGACCTGCAGCGGTACCTGTCCTCGTCCACCTTCTTCCTGAACGAGTACCGCATCAAGGTGTGCCAGAACACGATCAACGAGCTGGGCAAGCTGCTCGACACGCTGCGCAACGAGCTGCTGCCGAAGAAAAAGTTTGGCTTCAAGAGCAAAAAAATCGTCAAAATGATCAGCGACAAGGACGCCAAAGACCGGGAGGACGGCGGGCAGACGGCAGAAAAGACGGGCGCGTCCGCCGAAAATCACATCAAATGGACGTTCAGCGAGCGGGCGGGAGAGCTAATCGAGCTCCGGCCCGCTGCGGTGAACGACCAAACGATCACGGCTTCGAAGCTGAAGAACTGTCTCGTGCGCATCGAGGGCCATCCGGGCTCGCTGCAGTTTGCGCAGCTGGACAACTGCGTGGTCGTGTGCGGTCCGACGGCACGGTCCATCTTTCTCGACGATTGCACCGGGTGCAAGTTCGTGGTGGCGTGCCAGCAGCTTCGCTGCCACCGTTCCCGCGACTGTGACATGTATCTGAACGTGACGTCGCGGGCAATCATCGAGGATTGCGGGGGCATACGGGTGGCCGCGTACAACTACCGGTACGAGCACATCGAGGAGGACTTCCGGCAGTCCGGGCTGGATCTGTCCTGCAACAACTGGCACACGCTGGACGACTTTAACTGGCTGTCGACCGACAAACCGTCCCCGAACTGGTCGCTGCTCGAGGGAGAGCAAACTATCGCCGATTGGGATTCCTATTTGCAACGCTTTCAGCAACAGCACAATCTCGCGAGTGTGAACCATTGA
- the LOC121597882 gene encoding ATP synthase subunit g, mitochondrial: protein MASLANKGSTLVSTLMTQARPKFNVFMKYAKVELTPPSPGDIPAIRDGIARLISGARTGAWKNLTVREAWLNTLITMEVCFWFYAGECIGKRHLVGYKV, encoded by the exons atggcTTCGCTGGCAAACAAGGGATCGACGCTGGTTTCGA CGCTGATGACCCAGGCGCGTCCGAAGTTCAACGTGTTCATGAAGTACGCCAAGGTGGAGCTGACCCCCCCGAGCCCCGGCGACATCCCGGCCATCCGCGACGGTATCGCGCGCCTCATCTCGGGCGCTCGCACCGGCGCCTGGAAGAACCTGACGGTCCGCGAGGCCTGGCTCAACACGCTGATCACGATGGAGGTGTGCTTCTGGTTCTACGCCGGCGAGTGCATCGGCAAGCGTCACCTGGTCGGCTACAAGGTCTAA
- the LOC121597880 gene encoding non-structural maintenance of chromosomes element 3 homolog — MPRPSQSQSQRSSTAERPNATQEVDEAHLITCMVKTILNLSINKSIIKRSDISHIALKGDSRLYTRLMPEVLFELESVYGYQLVDVESKGQKAMILCSTFETSSLDELSESYRRRYTFLFLILGYIFMKNGAVPEALLWDFLHSVGIEEQQEHECFGDPRKQFELFIKQAYLTRTKQSVEGMPEESVFLSWGVRAKHEVSKKAVLDAICKLMNRKPTDFKTQYIETQAETSESVVDDMDESE, encoded by the exons ATGCCACGACCGTCGCAATCTCAAAGCCAAAGATCATCGACTGCGGAACGCCCGAATGCAACGCAGGAGGTCGACGAAGCACATCTCATCACCTGTATGGTAAAAACGATTCTGAATCTCTCGATCAACAAATCGATCATTAAGCGAAGCGATATAAGTCACATCGCCCTAAAAGGGGACAGCCGACTGTACACCAGACTCATGCCGGAAGTGCTGTTTGAACTGGAATCG GTCTATGGCTACCAGCTGGTCGACGTCGAAAGCAAGGGCCAAAAGGCGATGATCCTGTGCTCCACCTTCGAGACGAGCTCGCTGGACGAGCTGAGCGAAAGCTATCGCCGCCGGTACACCTTCCTGTTTCTCATACTGGGCTACATCTTCATGAAGAACGGGGCCGTGCCGGAAGCATTGCTGTGGGATTTTTTGCATTCGGTCGGCATCgaggagcagcaggagcacGAGTGCTTCGGGGACCCGCGCAAGCAGTTCGAGCTGTTCATCAAACAGGCGTACCTGACGCGCACCAAGCAATCGGTCGAAGGCATGCCCGAGGAAAGCGTCTTCCTGAGCTGGGGCGTGCGGGCGAAACACGAGGTGTCGAAGAAGGCGGTACTGGACGCGATCTGCAAGCTGATGAACCGCAAACCGACCGACTTCAAAACGCAATACATCGAGACGCAAGCGGAAACGAGCGAGTCGGTGGTGGACGATATGGACGAGTCAGAATAA
- the LOC121597886 gene encoding neuronal acetylcholine receptor subunit eat-2-like isoform X1 — protein MAQTVGKYMCVALFALVTVALGQVVAQSEGAAVWAPTWAETLKKDLLKGYDPSIRPSQHYNVTTVETGITITHVEINEIKSTLSVYGWMKFKWYDARLAWEPQLNGNVTQLFLNQSAIWQPTLDEKGPLVKVTSNGLLEYTNALQQQSKCTIQWQRWPFDTQQCRMLFSPWAEVDGMEIHVKMLKYEIAQGTMWTVMNMTLETHTAIDVHETPLHRGTHLVVELKRNSGIYRSTITAPACVLILMNLLSFWLPPNCGEKLILNAINVLITCMFLIHFNEYLSYYTTSTPTVVLFFGQSLYLSGFCLLMTVVLECVVKSNSKKPLHPALKKLITFELIAMIISTNKTDEKCLGDEMCETLQDEQEVEEAPSSTRHRQTDTPEQDWLLFVTLLERIVFALYVIILSLMLALYF, from the exons ATGGCCCAAACAGTGGGAAAGTACATGTGCGTGGCATTGTTTGCGCTGGTGACGGTTGCATTGGGTCAGGTGGTGGCCCAAAGTG AAGGAGCCGCTGTGTGGGCCCCAACCTGGGCGGAAACTCTGAAGAAGGACCTGCTGAAGGGTTACGATCCTTCGATTCGCCCTTCGCAACATTACAATGTGACGACGGTCGAGACTGG CATCACCATTACGCACGTGGAGATAAACGAAATCAAATCGACCCTTTCGGTGTACGGATGGATGAAGTTT AAATGGTACGACGCCCGGCTTGCCTGGGAACCGCAGCTAAACGGTAACGTAACGCAACTATTCCTCAACCAATCCGCCATCTGGCAACCGACGCTCGACGAAAAGGGTCCGCTCGTGAAGGTTACCAGCAATGGTTTGCTGGAGTACACGAATGCGTTACAGCAGCAGTCCAAGTGTACGATCCAGTGGCAACGGTGGCCCTTCGACACGCAGCAATGCCGGATGTTGTTTTCCCCGTGGGCCGAGGTGGATGGAATGGAAATTCAcgtgaaaatgttaaaa TACGAGATAGCCCAGGGAACCATGTGGACCGTGATGAACATGACGCTGGAAACGCACACAGCCATCGATGTGCACGAAACGCCGTTACACCGTGGTACCCATCTCGTGGTGGAGCTGAAGCGCAACAGTGGCATCTACAGGAGCACCATTACGGCACCGGCCTGCGTTCTGATTCTGATGAATCTGCTCAGCTTCTGGCTGCCACCAAACTGTGGCGAAAAGCTCATCCTCAACGCAATCAATGTGCTGATCACATGCATGTTTCTGATCCACTTTAATGAGTACCTTTCGTACTACACCACCAGCACGCCGACCGTTG tattatttttCGGCCAAAGTTTGTACCTATCCGGGTTTTGTCTGCTGATGACCGTCGTGCTCGAGTGCGTGGTGAAATCAAACTCGAAAAAGCCGTTACATCCCGCCCTGAAGAAGCTGATCACATTCGAGCTGATCGCTATGATCATTTCGACGAATAAAACCGATGAG AAATGTCTCGGAGATGAAATGTGTGAAACGCTGCAGGATGAACAGGAAGTGGAAGAAGCACCGTCTTCCACCCGGCACAGACAGACCGATACACCGGAACAAGACTGGCTGCTGTTCGTCACACTGTTGGAGCGAATCGTGTTCGCCCTATACGTTATCATACTGTCCCTAATGCTAGCTTTATACTTTTAA
- the LOC121597886 gene encoding acetylcholine receptor subunit alpha-like 1 isoform X2 translates to MAQTVGKYMCVALFALVTVALGQVVAQSEGAAVWAPTWAETLKKDLLKGYDPSIRPSQHYNVTTVETGITITHVEINEIKSTLSVYGWMKFSWNDPKLTWNPASYGNLNVVRWDPTIVWRPDVVLYNNAGGSDQHHYGDTNVLVYSEGKVLWVPPTEYHAFCELNMRLWPFDYQKCIVKIGSWTFDGYMLNLTIGSEPQIETLVSNSEWKIAKIAVERNTRYYPCCTEPYIDITYNVTLQRQSDTHRAIVIVPALVIMILALSVFWLPLDAGERIITNGILALMVTIYLVYFAQQLPAISGHTPLIVIFFSNTLLLTAFSTIICVIVMNLSKAKHQQSLPGLLKRLAGCVGPFVGVGKKHFSFSDKGNVSLESSVDHEWSKFGLVLNRLSFVVYCVIFIICAFYSF, encoded by the exons ATGGCCCAAACAGTGGGAAAGTACATGTGCGTGGCATTGTTTGCGCTGGTGACGGTTGCATTGGGTCAGGTGGTGGCCCAAAGTG AAGGAGCCGCTGTGTGGGCCCCAACCTGGGCGGAAACTCTGAAGAAGGACCTGCTGAAGGGTTACGATCCTTCGATTCGCCCTTCGCAACATTACAATGTGACGACGGTCGAGACTGG CATCACCATTACGCACGTGGAGATAAACGAAATCAAATCGACCCTTTCGGTGTACGGATGGATGAAGTTT TCCTGGAATGATCCCAAACTGACGTGGAATCCGGCCAGCTATGGAAATTTGAACGTCGTCCGCTGGGATCCGACGATCGTGTGGCGGCCGGACGTGGTGCTGTACAACAATGCCGGTGGTTCGGATCAGCATCATTACGGCGACACCAACGTGCTGGTGTACAGTGAGGGAAAGGTCCTGTGGGTTCCACCGACCGAGTACCATGCGTTCTGCGAGCTCAACATGCGGCTGTGGCCTTTCGACTACCAGAAATGTATTGTCAAGATTGGATCCTGGACATTCGACGGGTACATGCTGAACCTTACCATCGGTAGCGAGCCTCAG ATCGAAACACTGGTCAGCAACTCGGAGTGGAAGATTGCCAAAATCGCAGTGGAGCGTAACACCCGCTACTACCCGTGCTGCACCGAGCCGTACATCGACATTACCTACAACGTGACGCTCCAGCGCCAATCCGACACGCACCGGGCCATCGTGATTGTACCGGCGCTGGTTATCATGATACTGGCACTGTCCGTGTTCTGGTTGCCGCTGGACGCCGGGGAACGCATCATCACCAACGGCATCCTGGCACTGATGGTTACGATCTATCTGGTGTACTTTGCCCAGCAGCTGCCGGCCATTTCCGGGCACACGCCACTGATTGTTATATTCTTCAgcaacacgctgctgctgaccgCGTTCAGTACGATCATTTGTGTGATCGTGATGAACCTGTCCAAAGCTAAGCATCAGCAAAGTCTGCCGGGTCTGCTGAAACGCTTGGCCGGCTGTGTCGGACCGTTCGTCGGTGTCGGCAAAAAGCACTTTAGCTTCAGCGACAAGGGCAACGTTTCGCTTGAGAGTAGCGTCGATCATGAGTGGAGTAAGTTCGGGCTGGTGCTAAACCGTCTGTCGTTTGTTGTGTATTGcgttattttcatcatttgcgCTTTCTATAGCTTCTAG
- the LOC121597881 gene encoding cytidine deaminase-like yields MNNNINGTVDGQTVVEYSTVDSSVKELIEAAIQVRNNAYCPYSNFPVGAALRTTTGEIVTGCNVENGTFGPSVCAERTAVCKAISEGHREFTAVAVAAYQENEFTAPCGTCRQTLAEFSAKDIPIYLVKPAPVRVMITSLFKLLPHAFSPTFLNNK; encoded by the exons atgaacaacaacatcaacggAACGGTGGACGGACAAACGGTGGTCGAATATTCTACCGTAG ATAGTTCCGTGAAGGAGCTGATCGAGGCGGCTATTCAGGTGCGCAACAATGCCTACTGCCCGTACAGCAACTTTCCCGTCGGGGCGGCGCTACGCACCACCACGGGCGAGATCGTGACCGGCTGCAACGTGGAGAATGGCACGTTCGGGCCGTCCGTGTGCGCCGAGCGGACGGCCGTTTGTAAAGCGATCAGCGAAGGACATCGGGAG TTTACCGCCGTCGCTGTGGCGGCTTATCAGGAGAATGAATTTACGGCCCCCTGCGGTACCTGCCGTCAGACACTGGCGGAATTCAGCGCCAAAGATATCCCCATCTATCTAGTCAAGCCTGCGCCGGTAAGGGTCATGATAACGTCGCTGTTCAAACTGCTGCCACACGCCTTTTCGCCCACCTTCCTGAACAACAAGtaa
- the LOC121597884 gene encoding uncharacterized protein LOC121597884: protein MLQKKARPGYKKIIKTSAKTLIVVEALLFAVSYAGWYRLNTNREFRYYVKENYPSILEAYYQLGETLGGDKSIRTYDDNVWQQEQQQAAKK from the exons ATGCTACAGAAGAAGGCCCGTCCAGGGTACAAGAAGATCATCAAAACCTCCGCCAAAACGCTGATTGTTGTCGAAGCCCTGCTGTTTGCCGTGTCGTACGCGGGCTGGTACCGACTGAACACGAATCGCG AGTTCCGGTACTACGTGAAGGAAAACTATCCGAGCATTTTGGAAGCTTACTACCAGCTGGGCGAAACACTCGGCGGTGACAAGAGCATTCGCACGTACGACGACAACGTTTGgcaacaggagcagcagcaggcggcgAAGAAGTAG
- the LOC121597885 gene encoding uncharacterized protein LOC121597885 yields the protein MYVWVKSVVYLAIFGGVGYGLLELTTPSEDKLKQFRQPGLEAEEKGKKALFMKKIQEASREEPIYLKKKSD from the coding sequence ATGTATGTTTGGGTAAAATCTGTAGTGTACCTTGCAATCTTTGGCGGTGTCGGATACGGCCTGCTGGAGCTGACGACACCGAGCGAGGATAAGCTAAAGCAGTTCCGCCAGCCGGGCCTGGAAGCGGAGGAAAAGGGCAAGAAGGCACTGTTTATGAAGAAGATCCAGGAGGCTAGCCGCGAGGAGCCAATTTATCTGAAGAAAAAGAGCGACTAA